Proteins encoded by one window of Phytohabitans houttuyneae:
- the gltB gene encoding glutamate synthase large subunit has translation MVHPHPHRTSEGLYDPAYEHDACGVAFVADLSGHRSHDVVAKGLSALCRLDHRGARGAEPNTGDGAGIMLQVPDEFFRAVVDFPLPPPGQYATGLVFLPHDEEAAARAVRVLEKYALVEGADLLGWRDVPVDPDDLGETAEAARPRIRQVFLAAHRLTDTPGGPAGSPLGGLDLDRVAFCVRKQTERESAERGVGAYFPSLSSRTITYKGMLTPAQVPSFFPDLTDERVASAIALVHSRFSTNTFPSWPLAHPYRFIAHNGEINTIRGNKNWMNAREALLASAVIPGNLKRLFPICTPDASDAANVDEVLELLHLAGRSLPHAMLMMVPEAWENDQDMEPARRAFYRFHASLMEPWDGPAAVAFTDGTVVGAVLDRNGLRPGRWWQTSDGLVVLGSEAGVLDLDPSTVVAKGRLQPGRMFLVDTAAGRIVQDDEIKAELAAAQPYDDWLHAGLIDLADLPEREHIVYTHDSVQRRQQTFGYTEEELKILLAPMARTGAEPLGSMGTDTPISPLSTRPRLLYDYFHQLFAQVTNPPLDAIREELVTSLQSTIGPEGNLLDPGPASCRQIVLPYPVIDNDELAKILSVDEDGDLPGFKAVRVSGLYPLRDGAAGIKARLTQICRHVSEAIEDGVRILVLSDRDSNATLAPIPSLLLTAAVHQHLVREQTRTQVALIVESGDCREVHHAAVLIGYGAAAVNPYLAFESVEDLIATGALPGLEPATAVRNYVKALGKGVLKIMSKMGISTVSSYCGAQVFEAVGLDSRLVERYFAGTPGKIGGVTLAGIHDEVKARHARAYPANQAERTHRRLEVGGEYQWRREGELHLFNPETVFLLQHSTRSRQYSVFQKYTSTVDKLAAEAGSLRGLFTLRTGVRPAVPLDEVEPASEIVKRFATGAMSYGSISAEAHETLAIAMNSLGGKSNTGEGGEDVERLYDPARRSSVKQVASGRFGVTSEYLVNADDLQIKMAQGAKPGEGGQLPGNKVWPWIAKTRYATPGVGLISPPPHHDIYSIEDLAQLVHDLKCVNPAARVHVKLVSEVGVGTVAAGVAKLKADVILISGHDGGTGASPLNSLKHAGTPWELGLAEAQQTLLLNRLRDRVTVQVDGQLKTGRDVIVAALLGAEEYGFATAPLIVSGCIMMRVCHLDTCPVGIATQNPVLRERYTGKPEFVETFFLYLAEEVRGYLAELGFRSLDEAIGHAEMLDIAPAVDHWKARGLDLGPVLHVPQLPEGAARRRIRGQDHGLDRALDNELITLAAPALERREQVRAVVSVRNEHRSVGAMLGGEVARRYGGAGLPDDTIDVTLHGTAGQSFGAFLPRGVTLRLFGDANDYVGKGLSGGRIVVRPFSTAPFVAEEQIIAGNTILYGATDGEVFLRGRVGERFAVRNSGAVAIVEGVGDHGCEYMTGGTVVVLGDTGRNFAAGMSGGTAFVWRLDKSRVNPELVELEPLSDEEQTTLRTLVERHFAETDSAVAEYLLKRWSEAVEEFTAVVPRDYKRVMEAIRTAEAAGRDIDEAVMEVARA, from the coding sequence GTGGTTCATCCGCACCCTCATCGCACCTCCGAAGGGCTCTACGACCCGGCGTACGAGCACGACGCCTGTGGCGTGGCCTTCGTGGCGGATCTGTCGGGCCATCGATCCCACGACGTCGTCGCCAAGGGCCTGTCGGCGCTCTGCCGGCTCGACCACCGGGGCGCCCGCGGCGCGGAGCCCAACACGGGTGACGGCGCCGGCATCATGCTGCAGGTGCCGGACGAGTTCTTCCGGGCCGTCGTCGACTTCCCCCTCCCGCCCCCCGGGCAGTACGCGACCGGCCTGGTCTTCCTCCCGCACGACGAGGAGGCGGCGGCCCGCGCGGTGCGGGTGCTGGAAAAGTACGCGCTGGTGGAAGGCGCCGACCTGCTGGGCTGGCGCGACGTGCCGGTCGACCCGGACGACCTGGGCGAGACGGCCGAGGCGGCGCGGCCGCGGATCCGGCAGGTGTTCCTTGCCGCGCACCGCCTCACCGACACGCCGGGCGGCCCGGCGGGGAGCCCACTGGGCGGGCTCGACCTGGACCGGGTCGCGTTCTGCGTGCGCAAGCAGACCGAGCGGGAGAGCGCCGAGCGCGGCGTGGGGGCCTACTTCCCGTCGCTGTCGTCGCGCACGATCACGTACAAGGGCATGCTCACGCCCGCGCAGGTGCCGTCGTTCTTCCCCGACCTGACCGACGAGCGGGTCGCCAGTGCGATCGCGCTGGTGCACTCGCGTTTCTCGACGAACACGTTTCCGTCGTGGCCGCTGGCGCATCCGTACCGGTTCATCGCGCACAACGGCGAGATCAACACCATCCGTGGCAACAAAAACTGGATGAACGCGCGCGAGGCGCTGCTGGCTTCCGCCGTGATCCCGGGCAACCTCAAGCGGCTCTTCCCGATCTGCACGCCGGACGCGTCCGACGCGGCAAACGTCGACGAGGTGCTGGAGCTGTTGCACCTGGCCGGGCGCAGCTTGCCGCACGCGATGCTGATGATGGTTCCGGAGGCGTGGGAAAACGACCAGGACATGGAGCCGGCGCGGCGGGCGTTCTACCGCTTCCACGCCAGCCTGATGGAGCCGTGGGACGGCCCGGCCGCGGTGGCGTTCACCGACGGCACGGTGGTCGGCGCGGTCCTGGACCGCAACGGTCTGCGCCCGGGCCGCTGGTGGCAGACCAGTGACGGCCTGGTGGTGCTGGGCAGCGAGGCGGGCGTGCTCGACCTCGACCCGTCGACCGTGGTGGCCAAGGGCCGCCTGCAGCCCGGCCGGATGTTCCTCGTCGACACCGCCGCCGGCCGTATCGTGCAGGACGACGAGATCAAGGCCGAGCTGGCCGCGGCGCAGCCCTACGACGACTGGCTGCACGCCGGCCTCATCGACCTCGCCGACCTGCCCGAGCGCGAGCACATCGTCTACACCCACGACTCGGTGCAGCGGCGGCAGCAGACCTTCGGGTACACCGAGGAAGAGCTGAAGATCCTGCTCGCGCCGATGGCCCGCACCGGCGCCGAGCCGCTGGGCTCGATGGGCACCGACACGCCGATCTCGCCGCTGTCGACCCGGCCGCGCCTGCTGTACGACTACTTCCACCAGCTCTTCGCCCAGGTCACCAACCCGCCGCTGGACGCGATCCGGGAAGAGCTGGTCACCAGCCTGCAGTCCACGATCGGCCCGGAGGGCAACCTGCTCGACCCGGGCCCGGCCAGCTGCCGGCAGATCGTCCTGCCGTACCCCGTCATCGACAACGACGAGCTCGCGAAGATCCTCTCCGTCGACGAAGACGGCGACCTGCCCGGCTTCAAGGCGGTGCGGGTCTCCGGGCTGTACCCGCTGCGCGACGGCGCCGCCGGCATCAAGGCGCGGCTCACCCAGATCTGCCGCCACGTCTCCGAGGCGATCGAAGACGGCGTGCGCATCCTGGTCCTCTCCGACCGCGACTCCAACGCCACGCTCGCGCCGATCCCGTCGCTGCTGCTGACCGCCGCCGTGCACCAGCACCTGGTGCGGGAGCAGACCCGCACCCAGGTGGCGCTGATCGTCGAGAGTGGAGACTGCCGCGAGGTGCACCACGCGGCCGTCCTCATCGGATACGGTGCGGCGGCCGTCAACCCGTACCTGGCCTTCGAGTCGGTCGAGGACCTCATCGCGACCGGCGCACTGCCCGGCCTGGAGCCGGCCACGGCGGTGCGCAACTACGTCAAGGCGCTCGGCAAGGGCGTCCTGAAGATCATGTCGAAGATGGGCATCTCGACGGTCTCGTCGTACTGCGGCGCGCAGGTCTTCGAGGCGGTCGGCCTCGACTCGCGGCTCGTCGAGCGGTACTTCGCCGGCACGCCCGGCAAGATCGGCGGTGTCACGCTCGCCGGGATCCACGACGAGGTCAAGGCCCGCCACGCCCGGGCGTACCCGGCCAACCAGGCCGAGCGCACCCACCGCCGGCTGGAGGTCGGCGGGGAGTACCAGTGGCGCCGCGAGGGCGAGCTGCACCTTTTCAACCCAGAGACGGTGTTCCTGCTGCAGCATTCGACCCGGAGCCGGCAGTACAGCGTCTTCCAGAAGTACACGTCCACAGTAGACAAGCTGGCGGCCGAGGCGGGCTCGCTGCGCGGGCTCTTCACGCTGCGCACCGGTGTCCGCCCGGCGGTGCCGCTGGACGAGGTCGAGCCGGCGAGCGAGATCGTCAAGCGCTTCGCCACCGGCGCGATGTCGTACGGGTCGATCTCCGCCGAGGCGCACGAGACGCTCGCCATCGCGATGAACAGCCTGGGTGGCAAGTCCAACACCGGCGAGGGCGGCGAGGACGTCGAGCGCCTCTACGACCCGGCCCGGCGCTCGTCCGTCAAGCAGGTCGCGAGTGGACGGTTCGGCGTCACCAGCGAATACCTGGTAAACGCCGACGACCTGCAGATCAAGATGGCGCAGGGCGCCAAGCCGGGTGAGGGCGGCCAGCTGCCGGGCAACAAGGTGTGGCCGTGGATCGCCAAGACGCGGTACGCCACGCCGGGCGTCGGCCTCATCTCGCCGCCGCCGCACCACGACATCTACTCCATCGAAGACCTCGCGCAGCTGGTGCACGACCTCAAGTGCGTCAACCCCGCGGCGCGGGTACACGTGAAGCTCGTCTCGGAGGTCGGTGTCGGCACCGTCGCCGCGGGCGTCGCCAAGCTCAAGGCGGACGTGATCCTGATCTCCGGCCACGACGGCGGCACCGGCGCGTCCCCGCTCAACTCGCTCAAGCACGCCGGCACGCCGTGGGAGCTGGGGCTGGCCGAGGCGCAGCAGACGCTGCTGCTCAACCGCCTGCGCGACCGCGTCACCGTGCAGGTCGACGGCCAGCTCAAGACCGGCCGTGACGTGATCGTTGCCGCGCTGCTCGGCGCCGAGGAGTACGGGTTCGCCACCGCGCCGCTTATCGTCTCCGGCTGCATCATGATGCGGGTCTGCCACCTGGACACCTGCCCGGTCGGCATCGCCACGCAAAACCCGGTGCTGCGCGAGCGGTACACGGGCAAGCCCGAGTTCGTGGAGACCTTCTTCCTCTACCTCGCCGAAGAGGTCCGCGGCTACCTGGCCGAGCTGGGCTTCCGCTCGCTCGACGAGGCGATCGGCCACGCCGAGATGCTCGACATCGCGCCCGCCGTCGACCACTGGAAGGCGCGCGGCCTCGACCTCGGCCCGGTGCTGCACGTGCCCCAGCTGCCCGAGGGCGCGGCACGGCGCCGCATCCGCGGCCAGGACCACGGCCTCGACCGCGCGCTCGACAACGAGCTGATCACGCTCGCCGCGCCCGCGCTGGAGCGGCGCGAGCAGGTGCGGGCCGTGGTGTCGGTGCGCAACGAGCACCGCAGCGTCGGCGCCATGCTGGGCGGCGAGGTCGCCCGCAGGTACGGCGGTGCAGGCCTGCCCGACGACACCATCGACGTGACGCTGCACGGCACGGCCGGCCAGTCGTTCGGCGCGTTCCTGCCGCGCGGCGTGACGCTGCGCCTGTTCGGCGACGCCAACGACTACGTGGGCAAGGGCCTGTCCGGCGGCCGGATCGTGGTGCGGCCGTTCAGCACCGCGCCGTTCGTGGCCGAGGAGCAGATCATCGCCGGCAACACCATCCTCTATGGAGCGACGGACGGCGAGGTCTTCCTCCGCGGGCGGGTCGGCGAGCGGTTCGCCGTCCGCAACTCCGGCGCGGTGGCCATTGTGGAGGGTGTCGGCGACCACGGCTGCGAGTACATGACCGGCGGCACCGTCGTCGTCCTCGGCGACACGGGGCGCAACTTCGCGGCCGGCATGTCGGGCGGCACCGCGTTCGTGTGGCGGCTCGACAAGAGCCGGGTCAACCCCGAGCTGGTCGAGCTGGAGCCGCTCAGCGACGAGGAGCAGACCACGCTCCGCACGCTCGTCGAGCGGCACTTCGCGGAGACCGACTCGGCCGTCGCCGAGTACCTGCTCAAGCGCTGGTCCGAGGCGGTCGAGGAGTTCACCGCCGTGGTGCCGCGCGACTACAAGCGCGTCATGGAAGCCATCCGCACCGCCGAAGCCGCCGGTCGCGACATCGACGAAGCGGTGATGGAGGTCGCACGTGCCTGA
- a CDS encoding GNAT family N-acetyltransferase: MAELFERLERFYDAVPRDGAHTENFGGLVLFVRDGPGWPFYARPRLDAGEPPSAADITSVRARQRAIGAPEALEWVHEVTPDLLAVARSAGLAVLEAPLLVLEPSALVTPPGVDVRFLDPAAPSFAVDVAVRRAVGAVGFGTPGTSTGTAGPTERDAAVLPVSAEELADERRMMESGRRASVLGYLSPSADGSSAEDPDLEGVLASGILQRVDDVAEIAGVATLPTARRRGLGAAVTAALAKHALDTGVDLVFLSAGSDDIARVYARVGFQRVGTACIATPSLFPTA, translated from the coding sequence GTGGCTGAACTGTTCGAGCGGTTGGAACGCTTCTACGACGCTGTCCCCCGCGACGGCGCCCACACCGAAAACTTCGGTGGACTCGTGCTCTTCGTCCGTGACGGACCGGGCTGGCCGTTCTACGCGCGCCCCCGCCTGGACGCGGGAGAACCGCCCTCCGCCGCTGACATTACATCGGTTCGGGCCAGACAGCGGGCGATCGGTGCGCCGGAGGCCCTCGAGTGGGTACACGAAGTGACGCCGGACCTACTGGCTGTGGCCCGTTCCGCGGGCTTGGCGGTGCTGGAGGCGCCGCTGCTGGTGCTGGAGCCGTCGGCGCTGGTCACACCCCCGGGCGTGGATGTCCGGTTTCTCGACCCGGCGGCGCCGTCGTTCGCCGTCGACGTGGCGGTGCGGCGGGCTGTCGGCGCCGTCGGGTTCGGTACGCCCGGCACCTCGACGGGCACCGCCGGTCCCACGGAACGGGACGCCGCGGTGCTCCCGGTCTCGGCCGAGGAGCTGGCGGACGAGCGCCGAATGATGGAAAGCGGCCGTCGCGCTTCGGTTCTGGGATATTTGTCACCGTCCGCGGACGGGTCGTCGGCCGAGGACCCGGACCTCGAAGGCGTCCTGGCCAGTGGGATCCTCCAGCGCGTCGACGACGTCGCCGAGATCGCCGGCGTGGCGACCCTGCCGACGGCACGGCGCCGGGGGCTGGGCGCCGCGGTGACGGCCGCCCTCGCGAAACACGCGCTGGACACCGGTGTGGACCTCGTCTTCCTCTCGGCGGGCAGCGACGACATCGCCCGGGTCTACGCGCGGGTCGGCTTCCAGCGCGTCGGGACGGCCTGCATAGCCACCCCCTCCCTCTTCCCGACGGCCTGA